The window CCGAACGGAATCAGTAGGACGAGTGAATGGAGAGAGAGGGGGCGGGGTTACTGCGAATCGGGGGCAACAATGATCGTTTCTTCGACAATGATTGCCTCGATACCATCTTCGCTAGGTGGCACTGCGTGATCATCACCGGCACGTTTGTGGGGGTCGTCGTAGGCCAAGCCTGTTGCTACGGCTGCGTCGTACATCTCTTGCTCTTTTTCTCGTGCGTTGGCAATGTCTGCTGGTCCAGGAGAAACCGCCGCCCACCATGCCGCCAACGCGACCATTGCTAGCAGTACGCCGAACACCGTGCAGACTTTGGTAGCACGCTGCATCGCTGCCGGTGAAGTCCACAGTCCCCAGGTGATTCCCGCTGTCCATAATCCATTGGCGAGGTGATATACGGTCGCCATGACGCCGATCAGGTAAAATGCAGGCCAGAATCCCCATACCCACTCGTCCATCGCCGAGGCGAGAGAGGAAGCGGCGTTGTAGGGGTAGAATTGGGCAAATCCCAGTGGTCTCATGACTGCCAGCCATGGGCTGAAGTGAAACCAACCCTGCAGATGCAGGATGTGAAACATCAGAAAGACAAATGCGATTAGGCCGGTCCATCGCTGCCAGGTGTAGCGTTTGTTGGCCGTGTATGGGTATCGGCTTGTGTTGGATTTTCCAGTCCGGATAATCCACACGCCGATGATCGCGTGAAAGAGCAGCGGCAAAAAGATCCCGCCCCATTCCACGATCGGTAGCGCCGGACCCAGCGAATGGATCATGTACACCGCTCGCTGAAACGGGGCCGTCCCGCCGAGCAAACTGGCGTTGGTGACCAGGTGGACGCACATGTACAGACCCAGCGGCACGACGCCTAGGAGCGAGTGCAGTCTCCGAATCCCAAATTCGTGACGGATGAAGAACGATTGAGAGCGAGTGAGTTCAGCCACGGATGTCGGATGGGTGCGAGGGAGAAGTTTTGCGCAAGATCAGCTCAGCGAGTCTAAGCATAAAGGGTTCGTGGTTCCCGAAACAGGAGGGATCGTACCTTCGGGCGTGTCGTATTGTCGCAGAACTAACTGCCGCAGTCCCGTGACGAATAGGGCAAACGAGAAAGTCCCGGTGTGGTTGATCGGCACTCCAATGAACCGTCAACTCACTGAGAAGGTTAACCTTTGTCCTCGGGATGCAATACGAACCGATACCCCGCGTCGCGGAGCGTCAGGAGGTGCACCGGTTCCGCCGGCGCGGGCTCGATCACCTTCCGCAGTCGCGCGATGAACTGATCGACCGCTCTGGTTTGGACATTTCCTGAAACCTCCCAGACGTGAATCAGCAGTTCTGATCGGCTGATGACTCGCTCGGGGTTCTCAACGAAGTAACGCAGTAAGCGGAGTTCTTTCGGCGTCATCCGAACGGACTTGCCGGCGACACGGACCTGATGAGTGCGGAAGTCGACCGCGACCTGCCCAAACTCGATCGCCTCCACGCTCTTGGCAGTGTTCGCCGGTTTGCCCTCGCCAATCCGAGGCCCCGTTGTCGAGGCGGGGGCTGCATGCCGTGAAATTTGCAATAAGTTTTTAACTCGGCTCAGCAACTCGTCGAGCTCGAACGGTTTGCTCATGTACTGGTTTGCGCCCACGTCGAACCCGCGCGTACGATCTTCGGGCAGCGTCCGGGCCGACAGCATCAGGACCGGCAAACCCAATCCCGCGTCGCGAATTTTTTGGCACACGGTGTACCCACTCATCCCTGGGAGCATCAGATCGAGGACGACCAAATCAATGCTATGCGGGCCCATATCAATCAACTTGAGCGCCGAGGGGCCATCTTCGACCAGCGTAACGCGGTACCCCTCCGCCTCGAGATTGTATTTGATGCCGATGCCGAGATGTTGCTCGTCCTCGACGACCATGATGTGTGCGCGCAACCGTTGTTTCCTCTGCTAATGAAGTGTGGGGCACCGACCTCGATCGACAGCCAGCGAGCGGGTGGCAGCGGATCATAGCATGTTGGCGAGCGAATCGAATCAGGTAAATGTCATCATGACCGTGAGATGATCGCTGCTCTGAGTCACCGAAAAAACTGTCGCTGATTGTCGTGCGCGTAACACAGGGCTACACTACTGACTCGCCGGCGGGCGAGGGCTCTCGTTCCTACTTGCCGGCACCCTGATTGCTCACCCAGACTCTACCCGAATCGCAGCCATTATGAAGTCTTCAAACGGTTTTGAGATAGAAGAAATTGACACGGTTAAGGTCCACATGGGCGATCAGAGCTGTGAGCTTCCCTTGATCGAAGGATCCGAAGGTGAGCGCGCCCTCGATATCAGTCGGTTGCGAGCCGAAACGGGAGTGATCACTCTCGACGAGGGGTTCGTCAATACGGGCAGCACGCGCAGTGCCATCACGTTCCTCGATGGCGAAAAAGGTGTGCTGCGGTATCGTGGTTATCCCATCGAAAAACTTGCCGCGAGTTGCGACTTCATCGAGACAGCGTTCTTGTTGATTTATGGCGAACTGCCTAACGCGAAAGAACTCGAGACGTTTCGTGCCGGCATTCGGGAGCATACGATGCTCCACCAAGACATGAAATCGTTCTACAACGGTTTCCCACGCGACGCTCACCCGATGGCCATTCTCGCTAGCGTTGTGGGGGCACTCTCGACGTTCTATCAAGATTCGCTCGATCTCAATGATGAGCGTCAGGTGGAGATTTCAATCTACCGGCTGCTCGCGAAACTGCCCACGATCGCGGCGTACAGCTACAAGAAGTCCATCGGTCAGCCGTTCATGTATCCCAAGAACAGTCTGAACTATACCGAGAACTTCTTGCACATGATGTTCGCGACCCCGACGGAGGAGTACCAGCTCGATCCCGACTTTGCCGAAGCGTTGAATCTGCTGTTGATTGTTCACGCCGATCACGAACAGAACTGTAGCACCTCGACCGTTCGGATGGTCGGCAGCAGCAATGCAAACCTGTTCGCATCCATTTCAGCGGGCATCAGTGCCCTCTGGGGGCCGCTGCACGGTGGTGCCAATGAGGCCTGCGTGAATATGCTCGAGCAAATCGCTCGCGACGGTGGCAATGTCAAGAAATATGTCGACATGGCGAAAGACAAAAACAGTCAGTTCCGCCTGATGGGCTTCGGCCACCGCGTCTACAAAAACTTTGATCCGCGGGCGACGATTATCCGTGCGTGCTGCGATAAACTGCTCGACAAGCTGAA of the Allorhodopirellula heiligendammensis genome contains:
- a CDS encoding succinate dehydrogenase cytochrome b558 subunit, with protein sequence MAELTRSQSFFIRHEFGIRRLHSLLGVVPLGLYMCVHLVTNASLLGGTAPFQRAVYMIHSLGPALPIVEWGGIFLPLLFHAIIGVWIIRTGKSNTSRYPYTANKRYTWQRWTGLIAFVFLMFHILHLQGWFHFSPWLAVMRPLGFAQFYPYNAASSLASAMDEWVWGFWPAFYLIGVMATVYHLANGLWTAGITWGLWTSPAAMQRATKVCTVFGVLLAMVALAAWWAAVSPGPADIANAREKEQEMYDAAVATGLAYDDPHKRAGDDHAVPPSEDGIEAIIVEETIIVAPDSQ
- a CDS encoding response regulator transcription factor → MRAHIMVVEDEQHLGIGIKYNLEAEGYRVTLVEDGPSALKLIDMGPHSIDLVVLDLMLPGMSGYTVCQKIRDAGLGLPVLMLSARTLPEDRTRGFDVGANQYMSKPFELDELLSRVKNLLQISRHAAPASTTGPRIGEGKPANTAKSVEAIEFGQVAVDFRTHQVRVAGKSVRMTPKELRLLRYFVENPERVISRSELLIHVWEVSGNVQTRAVDQFIARLRKVIEPAPAEPVHLLTLRDAGYRFVLHPEDKG
- a CDS encoding citrate synthase, whose product is MKSSNGFEIEEIDTVKVHMGDQSCELPLIEGSEGERALDISRLRAETGVITLDEGFVNTGSTRSAITFLDGEKGVLRYRGYPIEKLAASCDFIETAFLLIYGELPNAKELETFRAGIREHTMLHQDMKSFYNGFPRDAHPMAILASVVGALSTFYQDSLDLNDERQVEISIYRLLAKLPTIAAYSYKKSIGQPFMYPKNSLNYTENFLHMMFATPTEEYQLDPDFAEALNLLLIVHADHEQNCSTSTVRMVGSSNANLFASISAGISALWGPLHGGANEACVNMLEQIARDGGNVKKYVDMAKDKNSQFRLMGFGHRVYKNFDPRATIIRACCDKLLDKLNLDDPLFEVAQQLQDVALKDEYFIERKLYPNVDFYSGVIYRALGIPVQMFTVLFAIGRLPGWIAHWREMHASPGFRINRPRQVYTGHTERNVTPLQSR